The following are encoded together in the Pygocentrus nattereri isolate fPygNat1 chromosome 3, fPygNat1.pri, whole genome shotgun sequence genome:
- the ndufaf6 gene encoding NADH dehydrogenase (ubiquinone) complex I, assembly factor 6 isoform X2: MPPKPRAHSAISTLKRPSTQAEPKTRWLSLGGLEVEEPIEAEGDSASLCWHVRSNMAPSISMKYGLLTSRRSLCSKIFPHATCRQRPTEIKSLSSSANSSSQHDEQYCIDLVRSRDYEGFVCSLLLPEAARRSSLALRAFNVELAQVKDSVSQKTIGLMRMQFWKTAVEDIYRDDPPVQPVSVELWRAVRKHTLTRRWLLKIIAEREKDMEDRAYRNLQELETYAENTQSSLLYLLLETLGVKNVHADHAASHIGKAHGIVTCLRATLYHSQRRKVYLPMDICMLHGASQEDFIRGSREQNVRDVVYDIASQAHIHLQHARSFSKNVPDAAMPAFLHTFFLQASIQH; the protein is encoded by the exons ATGCCCCCAAAGCCACGCGCACATTCAGCGATATCGACGCTCAAACGGCCGTCAACACAGGCGGAACCCAAAACTCGCTGGTTGTCTCTCGGCGGACTGGAAGTGGAGGAGCCGATTGAAGCCGAAGGGGACTCGGCGTCCCTCTGCTGGCATGTGAGAAGTAACATGGCACCTTCTATAAGCATGAAATACGGACTTTTAACCAGCAGAAGGTCGCTTTGCAGTAAGATATTTCCACATGCCACATGTAGACAGAGACCGACAGAGATTAAGAGCTTGAGCTCGTCCGCTAATTCAAGCTCGCAACACGACGAACAGTACTGTATTGATCTCGTCAG ATCTCGAGACTATGAAGGCTTCGTGTGCTCTTTGCTTCTTCCTGAGGCTGCTCGCCGCTCCTCCTTGGCGCTGAGAGCTTTCAATGTGGAACTGGCACAG GTTAAGGACTCTGTCTCTCAGAAGACCATTGGTCTAATGCGTATGCAGTTTTGGAAGACGGCGGTGGAGGATATATACAGAGATGACCCTCCTGTCCAGCCTGTCAGTGTGGAGTTGTGGCGG GCAGTGAGGAAACACACACTGACGAGGAGATGGCTGTTAAAGATCATAGCTGAAAGG GAGAAGGACATGGAGGACAGGGCATACAGGAACCTTCAGGAGCTGGAGACGTATGCAGAGAACACTCAGtcttctctcctctatctcCTCTTGGAGACTCTAG gAGTGAAAAATGTCCATGCAGACCATGCCGCCAGCCACATTGGCAAAGCACATGGGATTGTGACGTGTCTACGAGCCACTCTCTACCACAGCCAGAGACGCAAGGTCTATCTGCCCATGGACATCTGCATGCTG CATGGGGCATCTCAGGAAGACTTCATCCGTGGCAGCAGAGAGCAGAATGTCAGGGATGTTGTGTATGACATTGCCAGCCAAGCTCATATCCATCTCCAACAC GCTAGATCATTCAGTAAAAATGTTCCCGATGCTGCCATGCCTGCTTTTCTGCACACA TTTTTTCTTCAAGCAAGCATCCAACACTGA